The sequence GGGATCGTAGCCGAGCATCCGCGCCCCGTTCAGCCCCAGATTTTCATCCGGGAAAAAGAAAATCCTCGGCCGTTGAGCAGTCGCCCAGTTGAAAGCCTTGGTGACGTTGGAGGAGGTGCAGATGATGCCGCCGTTTTTGCCGCAGAAGGCCTTCAAGACGGCGGCGGAATTCATATAGGAGACCGGCGTGATTTCGGAAGCCGGGATGAGGCGGGAAATTTCATCCCAAGCGAAGAAGACGTCGTCGATTTGGGCCATATCCGCCATCGGGCAGCCGGCGTAGGGATTGGGCAAATAGACATGCTGTTCCGGCCGGGCCAGAATATCCGCCGATTCCGCCATAAAATGCACCCCGCAGAAAACGATATGTTCCGCTTCCACCTCCGCAGCCGCTTTTTGGGACAATCCGAACGAGTCGCCTAAATGGTCGCCGAAGGGGACAATTTCCTTCCTTTGGTAGTGGTGCATCAAAATCACCAGCTTTTTTCCCCATTCCTTCTTCTTGGCGGCGATTTTTTGCTTGAGCACTTCCGGCGGGAGGGCCTTGTATTCCTGGGGCACCACCGTCTTGGCGGCAAAGGTCGTCATACATTAATAATGTCAGGAATGCTCTATGGGAAGTCAAGGGGCGAAGAAAGGCGGAGATTTGAGATTGGAGATTGGCAAAAACGGGAGGAAAAAAGTTGTGAATTTGGAAATTTTGAGCGGAGGTGTAGCGGGATTTTTTTGAACGCCGCAAAATCGGGGGGATTTTGCAGGCGGAAATGCAACCTCTCCCTAACCCTCTTCTAAAGGGAGAGGGGACAAGACATTTGTTTTTAAGGAGAGGGAGGGGCAGGCCATTGGCCTGCCCTCTCGCCTTTCCTTTTTTTGTTTCTTTTGTTTCGTGCGACGGGTTTTAAAACAGCCGTGAAAGTGGAGTCGGGACATGTTTTATATGATAGGTCCTCTCCATCGGCCTGCCTGTTTATTTTGTTCTGCCTTAGGCGCGGCAAGCGCCGCCCAGGCGCGTCTGGTCTAGGTCCGCTTTCCCTTTCAAGGAGAAGCGGCGGTTTAGCTAAAAAAAGCGGCTGTCCTTTCCCCCAGGCAATGGGGGAAATCAACCCCGCAAGGGTGGGGAATCCGTGTTCTTTGCCATACCGGCTCCCTTGTCCTTTTGGGGTTCGGCCCGGACACGCCAGTTGCGCCGAGCCGACCCGATGCACGAAATACAGAGATTGGAGAATCGAGAATCGAGATTTGACCCCGAACCCAACCCCTGTTAAAGAGGGTTTGCGGCTTGGGGGTTGGCCCGAACCACGTCCC comes from Verrucomicrobiia bacterium and encodes:
- the nadA gene encoding quinolinate synthase NadA; amino-acid sequence: MTTFAAKTVVPQEYKALPPEVLKQKIAAKKKEWGKKLVILMHHYQRKEIVPFGDHLGDSFGLSQKAAAEVEAEHIVFCGVHFMAESADILARPEQHVYLPNPYAGCPMADMAQIDDVFFAWDEISRLIPASEITPVSYMNSAAVLKAFCGKNGGIICTSSNVTKAFNWATAQRPRIFFFPDENLGLNGARMLGYDPSEIIIWDFKKELGGNSPEAIKNARLILWKGYCHVHTNFRPEHVEEMRMRYPGIKIVVHPECIPEVVQKADVAGSTTFIVKYVKEQPPGSVIAIGTELNLVSRLADEHPDKKILDLSGQTCPICVNMFRTTLADLAFTLDNLGKVNEIIVEEDVKKDALLALNRMLEFLK